The following are from one region of the Ignavibacteriota bacterium genome:
- a CDS encoding SpoIIE family protein phosphatase, translating to MTDLNISSIKNHLTDRRDRLHQSVKYVPDPAKLFSLLQEVDSALERIDNGSYGICDVCHDPIESERLLMDPLLTVCLDHLNQYQRKALEQDLELAIKIQRNLLPQNNLNVNGWDFCYHYNPAGTVSGDFCDFIKLDDQSVLFVLGDASGKGISASLMMSHLHALIRSLLSLNLPVNEIVTRVNRLFCESTLSTHYATMVFGKANNVGDIQLCVAGHNPPIILKNGKVSTIKATGIPVGLFSQAEYESVNLKMDKGSSLILYSDGLTEASVDEIEYGENRLKEHLIKSSCSSAKNTLDSIISSQKEFLKNSTAFDDVTVTVMMKS from the coding sequence ATGACTGACTTAAATATTTCATCAATAAAAAATCATCTCACTGACAGAAGAGACAGGCTTCATCAATCAGTAAAGTATGTGCCCGACCCAGCGAAATTATTCAGTCTCCTTCAGGAAGTTGATTCTGCACTTGAAAGGATTGATAACGGATCGTATGGAATCTGCGATGTATGTCATGATCCTATCGAGTCGGAAAGATTATTAATGGACCCGTTGTTAACTGTTTGTCTTGATCATCTGAATCAATATCAGCGCAAAGCTCTTGAACAGGACCTTGAGCTTGCTATAAAAATTCAACGTAATCTTCTTCCTCAAAATAATCTGAACGTAAACGGATGGGACTTCTGTTATCATTACAATCCGGCTGGAACTGTAAGCGGAGACTTTTGCGATTTCATAAAACTCGACGATCAATCAGTGCTTTTTGTTTTAGGCGATGCTTCCGGTAAAGGAATTTCCGCATCTTTGATGATGTCACATCTTCACGCTTTGATCAGAAGTTTACTTTCGCTCAATTTACCGGTTAACGAAATTGTTACCCGTGTAAATCGGTTATTTTGCGAGAGCACTTTATCAACACATTATGCAACGATGGTTTTTGGAAAGGCTAACAATGTTGGCGATATACAACTTTGTGTTGCCGGACATAATCCCCCGATAATACTTAAAAATGGTAAAGTCAGTACTATAAAAGCAACTGGTATTCCGGTGGGATTATTTAGTCAGGCAGAATATGAATCCGTCAACCTGAAAATGGATAAAGGCAGTTCACTTATTCTTTATTCTGATGGATTAACAGAAGCATCGGTTGATGAAATTGAATATGGAGAAAACAGATTGAAGGAACATTTAATTAAATCAAGTTGTAGTTCAGCAAAAAATACTCTTGATTCAATCATCAGCAGCCAAAAAGAATTTTTGAAGAATTCCACAGCATTTGATGATGTTACCGTTACTGTAATGATGAAAAGTTAA
- the hemB gene encoding porphobilinogen synthase, whose amino-acid sequence MPEKNFTFKRFRRLRYNPIVRDMVRETVLTKNDLIYPLFVVPGNNVKKPVKSMPGVFQLSVENLVTECKEVRDLGIPAVILFGIPEHKDEQGSDAYNPNGIIQQAIRAIKKEIKDLLIITDVCLCEYTSHGHCGILDGEDILNDETITVLAKEAVSHVEAGADMVAPSDMMDGRVLAIRKALDHKGYTKIPIMSYAAKYASGYYGPFRDAAESTPAFGDRRSHQMDIGNINEALREVETDIEEGADIVMVKPAGPYLDVIRKVKEKFGMPTAAYQVSGEFSMIKAAGQNGWIDEERVMIESLTAIKRAGADMILTYFAKDVAKWIDKTRK is encoded by the coding sequence ATGCCAGAAAAGAATTTTACCTTCAAACGTTTCAGAAGACTACGTTACAATCCCATAGTCAGAGATATGGTAAGAGAAACCGTGCTGACAAAGAATGATTTGATTTATCCGCTGTTTGTTGTTCCGGGAAATAATGTAAAAAAGCCTGTTAAATCTATGCCCGGAGTTTTTCAGTTATCTGTAGAAAATTTAGTAACCGAATGTAAAGAAGTTCGTGATCTTGGAATTCCTGCTGTTATTCTTTTCGGAATTCCCGAACATAAAGATGAACAAGGAAGTGATGCATATAATCCCAATGGAATTATTCAGCAAGCAATAAGAGCAATAAAAAAAGAAATAAAGGATTTACTTATAATAACTGATGTCTGCTTGTGCGAATATACTTCTCACGGTCATTGCGGAATTCTCGATGGTGAAGATATTCTGAATGATGAAACAATAACAGTGCTTGCCAAAGAAGCTGTCTCTCATGTTGAAGCCGGTGCTGATATGGTAGCTCCATCCGATATGATGGATGGACGAGTTCTTGCAATCCGCAAAGCTCTTGATCACAAAGGTTATACAAAAATTCCGATAATGAGTTACGCAGCAAAATATGCTTCCGGATATTACGGACCGTTCAGAGATGCTGCTGAATCAACTCCCGCTTTTGGTGACAGACGATCTCATCAAATGGATATCGGAAATATCAACGAAGCTCTTCGTGAAGTTGAGACAGATATTGAAGAAGGTGCTGATATTGTAATGGTAAAACCCGCAGGACCGTATCTTGATGTAATAAGAAAAGTGAAAGAAAAATTTGGAATGCCAACCGCAGCTTACCAGGTGAGCGGAGAATTTTCGATGATAAAAGCAGCAGGACAAAACGGGTGGATAGATGAAGAAAGAGTTATGATTGAATCGTTGACAGCCATTAAACGTGCTGGTGCTGATATGATACTTACTTATTTTGCCAAAGACGTTGCTAAGTGGATTGATAAAACTCGAAAATAA
- a CDS encoding helix-turn-helix domain-containing protein, with amino-acid sequence MKEFFSVQEVSKLLDISHSAVLYHIHSGKLKAQQVGKIYIISKEDFGDFLKRHREPKKKQKVVQTKLDL; translated from the coding sequence ATGAAAGAATTTTTCAGCGTTCAGGAAGTTTCAAAACTGTTAGATATAAGTCACTCGGCAGTGCTGTATCATATTCATTCGGGAAAACTTAAAGCTCAACAGGTTGGTAAAATCTATATAATCTCTAAAGAAGATTTCGGAGATTTTCTTAAACGTCACCGTGAACCAAAGAAAAAACAAAAAGTCGTTCAGACAAAACTGGATTTGTAG
- a CDS encoding Mut7-C ubiquitin/RNAse domain-containing protein produces the protein MHKIQIRFYEELNDFLPEEKKKRRIVHQFIDRTSVKDLIESLGIPHTEIDLILVNGKSVNFKYLIGDGDDISVYPVFESFDISKVQHLRQKPLRKPKFVADVHLGRLARYLRMMGLDVKYENNFDDYEIVELSVKERRAILTKDRGILKRNEVTHGYFIRAIKIEDQIKEVLNRFHLQKEIKKFSRCIECNEILKPVRKEKIISRLPPKVIQSQKDFHICPSCKKIFWKGTHYQRMLSIINKLTKEN, from the coding sequence ATGCACAAAATTCAAATACGGTTTTATGAAGAGCTGAACGATTTCCTTCCCGAGGAAAAGAAGAAAAGAAGAATTGTTCATCAATTTATTGATCGAACATCTGTAAAAGATTTAATTGAATCTCTTGGAATTCCTCATACAGAAATCGATTTAATTCTGGTCAATGGAAAATCTGTGAACTTCAAATATTTAATAGGCGATGGCGATGATATTTCTGTTTATCCTGTTTTTGAATCGTTTGATATTTCTAAAGTTCAGCATTTAAGACAAAAGCCGCTGCGTAAACCAAAATTTGTTGCTGACGTTCATCTTGGAAGATTAGCCAGATATTTAAGAATGATGGGGCTCGATGTTAAGTATGAAAATAATTTTGACGATTATGAAATAGTTGAATTATCAGTAAAAGAAAGAAGAGCCATTCTTACCAAAGACAGAGGAATATTAAAAAGGAATGAAGTTACTCACGGATATTTTATAAGGGCAATAAAAATTGAAGATCAGATAAAAGAAGTCCTGAATCGATTTCATCTTCAAAAAGAAATTAAAAAATTCTCCCGATGTATTGAGTGCAATGAAATATTAAAACCAGTCAGAAAAGAAAAAATAATTAGTCGGCTTCCGCCAAAAGTAATACAATCACAGAAAGATTTTCACATCTGTCCTTCCTGCAAAAAAATATTCTGGAAAGGAACCCACTACCAGAGGATGCTCTCAATAATTAACAAATTAACCAAAGAGAATTAG
- a CDS encoding MFS transporter, translated as MKSGFVKQTLRALRHKNYRLFFTGQSLSLIGTWMQSVALGWLVYRLTDSAFLLGLVSFASQIPTFVFASFAGVLADRYNRHKIIITTQSLAMIQAFILAYLTLSHSIEIWHIVALSLFSGLINAFDMPTRQSFVIDMVDDRNDLPNAIALNSSVFNSARLIGPTIAGFIISALGEGLCFLINAMSFFTVIIALLMMKIPPKENNHHKEKVITEVKEGIKYAYNFKPIRALLLLIGLVSLTGMPYTVLMPVFAKDILHGDANTLGFLFGAVGTGAVVGAIYLASRKSVVGLGRWIAIATTIFSLGLLFFSFSRNIYLSVGLMLFTGFGMMMQMASTNTLLQTLVDDDKRGRIMSLYVMAFMGTAPFGSFMAGSLASTIGAPYTVLSSGIICLIGAIAFYKILPSLRKHIRPIYIKKGIIPEVSTGLQSSTHLKMPPN; from the coding sequence ATGAAATCAGGATTTGTTAAGCAAACATTAAGAGCATTACGTCATAAAAACTACAGGTTGTTTTTTACAGGACAAAGCCTTTCTCTAATTGGCACCTGGATGCAATCGGTTGCACTTGGATGGCTTGTTTATCGTTTGACCGATTCAGCATTTCTTTTGGGTCTTGTAAGTTTCGCATCACAGATTCCAACTTTTGTTTTTGCTTCCTTTGCCGGTGTACTTGCGGACAGATACAACAGACATAAAATTATTATAACAACACAATCTCTTGCAATGATCCAGGCATTTATTCTCGCGTATCTTACATTGTCTCATTCAATTGAGATATGGCACATAGTTGCGTTGAGTTTATTTTCAGGATTGATAAATGCTTTTGATATGCCAACGAGGCAAAGTTTTGTAATTGATATGGTTGATGACAGAAATGATCTGCCGAATGCAATAGCTTTGAACTCATCCGTATTCAACTCCGCAAGATTAATCGGTCCAACTATAGCCGGCTTTATAATTTCTGCACTTGGTGAAGGACTTTGTTTTTTAATTAATGCAATGAGTTTTTTTACGGTGATTATAGCTTTATTGATGATGAAGATTCCACCAAAAGAAAATAATCATCACAAGGAAAAAGTTATTACAGAAGTTAAAGAAGGAATTAAGTACGCATATAACTTCAAACCCATTCGTGCGTTGTTATTATTGATCGGGTTGGTTAGTCTTACAGGAATGCCATACACGGTGCTGATGCCGGTTTTCGCAAAAGATATCTTACACGGAGATGCAAACACACTTGGTTTTCTTTTTGGGGCAGTAGGAACAGGAGCCGTGGTCGGAGCGATCTATCTTGCATCCAGAAAATCTGTTGTCGGTTTGGGAAGATGGATTGCAATTGCAACAACAATTTTTTCTCTCGGACTTTTGTTCTTTTCTTTCTCGAGAAATATTTATTTGTCAGTCGGACTTATGCTCTTCACAGGATTTGGGATGATGATGCAGATGGCTTCAACAAATACTTTACTGCAAACTCTTGTTGATGATGATAAACGTGGAAGAATAATGAGTCTTTACGTTATGGCTTTTATGGGAACAGCACCGTTCGGGAGTTTTATGGCAGGAAGTTTAGCAAGTACGATTGGTGCGCCATATACAGTTCTTTCAAGTGGTATAATTTGTTTGATTGGTGCAATAGCTTTTTATAAAATCCTGCCGTCACTTAGAAAACACATTCGTCCAATTTACATCAAGAAGGGAATTATTCCTGAAGTTTCAACCGGACTGCAATCTTCAACACACTTAAAAATGCCGCCGAACTGA
- a CDS encoding glycosyltransferase family 9 protein — MPKTLLSGLIKLENKIGRVENILVVRQHNQIGDMLCSLSLYAALKKKYPDSQITFVAAKTNYEIPFNEINPFLDNIIIFDKQNLKSILNFFLKLRRNKYQIGIVPSTIKISRTSHIINFLSGAKIKVGVKSIDGIENNSHKLLNIKSDFAWKNTHQLERNLDVVKQIGCDLTEGEKKSIKFKFSDEEIRDAKRFIEESFPDKSRRIIGFHPGAGKKDNVWSTKSFIELIRKIYTKHNNYVLLTSGWIDNVIISEVEKELKSDDIPYKILNNLPIKKLGSILSLIDLYITNDTGSMHIADFSDAKMISLFGPTNPAEWAPIGENKCFIQSKNGNINNISVGEVYNLTEQILEKTK; from the coding sequence TTGCCAAAGACGTTGCTAAGTGGATTGATAAAACTCGAAAATAAAATCGGTCGAGTCGAAAACATTCTCGTTGTCCGTCAGCACAACCAGATTGGAGATATGCTTTGTTCGCTTTCGTTGTATGCTGCATTGAAGAAAAAATATCCTGACTCACAAATTACTTTTGTGGCTGCGAAAACAAATTATGAAATTCCTTTCAATGAGATAAATCCCTTTCTGGATAATATTATTATTTTCGATAAGCAAAATCTTAAGTCGATATTAAATTTCTTTCTAAAGCTTCGCAGAAATAAATATCAGATTGGCATCGTCCCATCAACGATTAAAATTTCAAGGACATCACACATAATTAATTTTCTATCCGGAGCTAAAATTAAAGTCGGGGTAAAGTCAATTGATGGGATAGAGAATAACTCACATAAATTACTTAATATCAAATCTGACTTTGCCTGGAAGAATACACACCAGCTTGAGAGAAACCTTGATGTGGTTAAACAGATTGGCTGCGACCTGACAGAAGGCGAAAAGAAATCAATCAAGTTTAAATTTTCAGATGAAGAGATAAGAGATGCTAAAAGATTCATCGAAGAATCTTTTCCGGATAAAAGCAGAAGGATAATTGGCTTTCATCCTGGAGCCGGGAAAAAGGATAATGTGTGGTCAACAAAAAGTTTTATAGAGCTGATAAGAAAAATTTATACGAAGCACAATAACTACGTTTTACTTACTTCAGGATGGATTGACAATGTGATAATCAGTGAAGTTGAGAAAGAATTAAAAAGTGATGACATCCCATACAAGATTTTGAACAATCTGCCGATAAAAAAACTTGGATCGATACTTTCTTTGATTGATCTTTATATTACCAACGATACCGGTTCAATGCACATTGCTGATTTTTCAGATGCAAAAATGATTTCATTATTTGGCCCAACAAATCCTGCTGAATGGGCTCCTATCGGAGAAAATAAATGTTTTATTCAATCAAAAAACGGAAATATTAATAACATCTCGGTTGGTGAAGTGTACAATCTAACCGAACAAATTCTGGAGAAAACAAAATGA
- a CDS encoding RNA-binding protein — protein MSTKLFVGSLPWSVNDDKLKSAFEAHGNVVSAKVVMDKTTGRSRGFGFVEMGSADEANKAIKALHDSELGGRNIVVNEAKSRN, from the coding sequence GTGAGTACTAAGTTATTTGTGGGTTCTCTCCCATGGTCAGTTAATGACGACAAGTTAAAGTCAGCATTTGAAGCACACGGAAACGTTGTTTCTGCAAAAGTAGTTATGGATAAAACTACCGGCAGATCAAGAGGATTCGGATTTGTTGAAATGGGAAGTGCCGACGAAGCTAACAAAGCTATCAAAGCTTTGCACGATTCGGAATTGGGCGGAAGAAATATTGTAGTTAATGAAGCTAAATCTCGTAACTAA
- a CDS encoding insulinase family protein codes for MKIEFILSLTFLMSVLFFSCGSLSPDFKIENEKYTLENGLQVILHNDKSDPIVAVAVLYHVGSNREVKSRTGFAHLFEHIMFQESQHIPQDQFFKKIQNAGGTLNGGTWNDGTIYFQVVPNNSLEMVLWMESDRMGFLLSTVTQEAFMNQQSVVQNEKRQRVDNEPYGHTSYVINKLLYPENHPYNWQTIGEMEDLKNATLADVHDFFKKWYGPNNATLVIAGDFDNEETKVLVQKYFGEIKKRDEVKPLDPMPVQIDKTKKAYHEDNFAKSPELNIVFPTPQQYTKDDYALKFFSELFAQSKKSPLYKVVVEEKKLAPSVSAYQNSQELAGEFTITIRAFPDKSLDDVEKAVKEAFDKFDKESFSEKDLQRVKAKIETQFYNQISSVLGKSFQLASYNVFTGTPDFINTDLQNLLTVTKDDIIKAYEMYIKGKPYIATSFVPKGSLNLIASNSEKYPIVEEKLEEQNITSSSVAGSEEMKIEKIESSFDRSVEPPAGPDPLLKLPEIWEDELSNGVKIYGIEQNELPLINFSLTIKGGLLLDDINKVGVSNLMSDIMMEGTRNKTPIELEEAIDDLGASINMYTSKESIVIDVNCLSSKYYDVWSLMEEILFEPRWDENEFERIKRETIEKINRSKADPSAVASKVFDKLIYGDQNIFSKSVSGTEGSVNSISIDDLKSFYNNYFVPNLTTITIVGDVSDDKAVSTFQSLELKWKKKEVELNEYPLPQQSESSKIYFVDFPDAKQSVIRIGNLSMKYNDPDYYPATVMNYKLGGSFTGNVNLILREEKGYTYGARTSFNGSLYPGYFVASSSVVSTSTLESVQIFIDEMNKYREGIPESDLEFTKNSLIRSNARSFETLGALRGMLNNIATYNLEFDYIKEREDFVRNFTQDELKVLAKKYIQPASMIYLIIGDAKTQFDALKTLGFGSPVLLDREGNKL; via the coding sequence ATGAAAATTGAATTTATTCTTTCTTTGACATTTTTAATGTCTGTTTTATTTTTTAGCTGTGGGTCACTTTCACCAGATTTCAAAATAGAAAATGAGAAGTACACATTGGAAAATGGTTTGCAGGTTATACTTCACAATGATAAATCGGATCCAATTGTAGCAGTAGCCGTTCTTTATCATGTTGGTTCAAACAGGGAAGTGAAAAGTCGGACTGGATTTGCTCATCTTTTTGAACATATTATGTTTCAGGAATCCCAGCACATTCCACAGGATCAGTTTTTCAAGAAAATTCAAAATGCCGGCGGGACATTAAACGGCGGAACCTGGAATGACGGAACAATTTATTTTCAGGTTGTGCCAAATAACTCACTCGAAATGGTGCTTTGGATGGAATCTGACCGGATGGGATTTTTGTTAAGTACGGTTACACAGGAAGCATTCATGAATCAACAATCTGTTGTTCAAAATGAAAAACGACAGAGAGTTGATAACGAACCATATGGTCATACAAGTTATGTAATTAATAAATTATTGTATCCTGAAAATCATCCATATAACTGGCAGACAATAGGTGAGATGGAAGATCTGAAAAATGCAACATTGGCTGACGTTCATGATTTTTTTAAGAAATGGTACGGACCAAACAATGCTACTCTGGTAATTGCGGGAGACTTCGATAACGAAGAAACAAAAGTTCTGGTTCAGAAATATTTTGGCGAAATCAAGAAAAGGGACGAAGTCAAACCACTTGATCCGATGCCAGTTCAGATTGATAAAACTAAAAAAGCGTATCATGAAGATAACTTTGCAAAATCACCCGAATTGAATATTGTTTTTCCAACTCCACAGCAATACACAAAGGATGATTATGCACTAAAATTTTTTAGTGAATTATTTGCACAGAGCAAAAAATCTCCGCTGTATAAAGTTGTTGTTGAAGAGAAGAAACTCGCACCATCTGTTAGTGCATATCAGAATTCTCAGGAACTTGCAGGTGAGTTTACAATTACAATCAGAGCATTTCCCGACAAAAGTCTCGACGATGTTGAAAAGGCTGTAAAAGAAGCATTTGATAAATTTGATAAAGAAAGTTTTTCTGAAAAAGATCTTCAACGCGTAAAAGCAAAAATAGAGACACAATTTTATAACCAGATATCAAGTGTACTTGGGAAATCCTTTCAACTTGCAAGCTACAATGTATTTACCGGTACACCAGATTTCATTAATACAGATCTGCAGAATCTGCTTACTGTAACAAAAGACGATATCATAAAAGCTTATGAAATGTACATCAAGGGGAAGCCTTATATCGCAACCAGCTTCGTTCCAAAAGGAAGTTTAAATCTGATAGCATCGAACTCAGAAAAATATCCTATAGTTGAAGAAAAACTTGAAGAACAAAACATAACAAGTTCTTCAGTTGCAGGATCGGAAGAAATGAAAATTGAAAAAATTGAATCTTCTTTTGACAGAAGTGTTGAACCTCCGGCAGGTCCGGATCCGTTATTAAAACTTCCTGAAATTTGGGAAGATGAACTGTCGAACGGAGTAAAAATTTATGGAATTGAGCAGAATGAACTGCCATTAATCAATTTTTCTTTAACAATAAAAGGTGGTTTGCTGCTTGATGATATAAACAAAGTTGGAGTTTCAAATCTGATGTCAGATATAATGATGGAAGGAACCAGGAATAAAACTCCGATCGAACTTGAGGAAGCAATTGATGATCTTGGGGCGAGCATAAATATGTACACCAGTAAAGAATCTATAGTTATAGATGTTAATTGTCTTTCCTCAAAATATTATGATGTGTGGTCGCTTATGGAGGAAATTCTATTTGAACCAAGGTGGGATGAGAATGAATTCGAACGGATAAAGAGAGAAACAATTGAAAAGATAAACCGCAGCAAAGCTGATCCATCGGCAGTAGCTTCAAAAGTATTCGACAAATTAATTTATGGAGATCAGAATATATTTTCAAAAAGTGTATCAGGCACCGAAGGATCAGTTAATTCAATTTCAATTGATGACTTAAAATCATTTTACAATAACTATTTTGTACCAAATCTTACAACAATTACCATCGTTGGTGATGTAAGTGATGATAAAGCTGTTTCCACATTTCAATCACTTGAACTCAAGTGGAAAAAGAAAGAAGTGGAGTTGAATGAGTATCCGCTGCCGCAGCAATCGGAAAGTTCGAAGATTTATTTCGTTGATTTTCCTGATGCTAAACAATCTGTTATCAGGATTGGAAATCTGAGCATGAAGTATAATGATCCTGATTATTATCCGGCAACTGTTATGAATTATAAACTTGGCGGAAGTTTTACTGGCAATGTAAATCTGATTTTAAGAGAAGAGAAAGGATATACATACGGAGCCAGAACATCGTTTAACGGTTCGCTTTATCCGGGTTATTTTGTTGCGAGTTCAAGTGTTGTATCAACTTCTACGCTTGAGTCAGTTCAGATTTTTATTGATGAAATGAATAAATATCGTGAAGGTATTCCGGAATCAGATTTAGAGTTTACCAAAAATTCACTTATACGTTCTAACGCAAGATCGTTTGAGACACTTGGCGCACTTAGAGGTATGTTGAATAATATTGCAACTTACAACCTTGAGTTCGATTATATTAAAGAAAGAGAAGATTTTGTCCGAAACTTTACTCAAGACGAGCTGAAAGTTCTTGCTAAAAAATACATTCAACCCGCAAGTATGATTTATCTTATCATCGGCGATGCAAAAACTCAGTTTGACGCACTTAAAACTCTGGGATTTGGCAGCCCTGTTTTGTTAGACAGGGAAGGAAACAAACTGTAA
- a CDS encoding MOSC domain-containing protein, with protein sequence MLTLSEINIYPVKSLGGISLQSAEVEERGLKHDRRWVLIDESNTFFTQRDFPEMALIKVTIEKDGLLLEHKKKNYPPLLIPFSFEHSKKDKVIIWKDTVVGEFYNAQIDEWFSEILSIKCHLVKMPESTKRIVDKDYAENKIVSFADAFPFMIIGQSSLDELNSRMKIQLPMNRFRTNFVFTGGKSFEEDNWKKFKLGNLLFEAVKPCARCVITTTDQETAERFKEPLLTLSKFRNFNNKVLFGMNLVCESIGKISVGDQITQLSN encoded by the coding sequence GTGCTTACACTTTCAGAAATAAATATATATCCTGTCAAATCACTCGGCGGAATCAGTTTGCAATCTGCTGAAGTCGAGGAACGCGGATTAAAGCATGACCGCAGATGGGTATTGATTGATGAATCAAATACTTTCTTCACCCAACGTGATTTCCCGGAAATGGCATTGATTAAAGTTACGATTGAAAAAGATGGACTTTTACTTGAGCATAAGAAGAAAAATTATCCTCCGTTATTAATCCCGTTTTCTTTTGAACATTCGAAAAAAGATAAAGTAATTATCTGGAAGGATACTGTCGTTGGAGAATTCTATAATGCTCAGATAGATGAATGGTTCTCAGAAATTCTTAGTATAAAATGTCATCTCGTAAAAATGCCGGAATCAACAAAGCGAATTGTTGACAAAGATTATGCTGAAAATAAAATTGTAAGCTTTGCCGATGCATTTCCGTTTATGATTATCGGTCAGTCCTCTCTTGATGAATTAAATTCTAGAATGAAAATCCAGTTGCCAATGAACAGGTTTCGTACGAATTTTGTTTTCACGGGTGGAAAATCATTCGAAGAAGATAATTGGAAAAAATTTAAACTGGGCAATTTATTATTTGAAGCTGTCAAACCATGTGCAAGATGTGTGATAACAACAACAGATCAAGAAACTGCAGAAAGATTTAAAGAACCACTTCTGACATTATCAAAGTTCAGAAATTTCAATAACAAGGTTTTATTCGGGATGAATCTTGTTTGTGAATCTATTGGTAAAATTAGTGTTGGAGATCAGATAACTCAACTATCAAATTAA
- a CDS encoding DUF2779 domain-containing protein has protein sequence MSSHLLSKSSYIKGLQCEKQLYLYKYHYSEMDEVSEMQKTIFKRGTNVGKLAQQLFPGGEIGATGDPPNYDKALIKTEGLIKNKADVIYEAAFKFNQVLAIADIAVREKNSWRIYEVKSSTSISDTYLNDAALQYYVISNCGINVKDFSIIYINNQYVRNGKLDLEKLFVAESVLDSILPLQKSVKDNVERFKKMLLKKQIPMIDIGEHCHNPYTCAFFDYCRKHIPEDSIFDFSGMHLSKKYELYSEGIIKLSDVPDDYPLNKNNRLQLDTFKANKTIIDINSIKDFISDLNYPLYFMDFETFQPAVPLFDNSRPYQQIPFQYSVFLKKDKKSESEHFEFLAEPGIEPRKRFIENLMKAIKGNGDVLAYNKTFEVTRLNELAKDFPEYSGEIEKLIFRIKDLMTPFQKKYYYAPEMKGSYSIKVVLPALVPDLSYDDLEINEGGLASIAYESLQSETDLMVIAEIKQQLLEYCKLDTHGMVRILEELEKIAKR, from the coding sequence ATGTCATCACATCTACTCAGTAAATCATCTTACATTAAAGGACTTCAATGTGAAAAGCAGCTTTATCTTTATAAATATCACTATAGTGAAATGGATGAAGTCTCTGAAATGCAGAAAACGATTTTTAAGAGAGGAACAAATGTTGGAAAGCTCGCACAACAACTTTTTCCGGGAGGAGAGATTGGTGCAACAGGTGATCCACCAAATTATGACAAAGCTTTGATAAAAACTGAAGGGCTTATTAAAAATAAAGCTGATGTGATATATGAAGCTGCGTTTAAGTTTAATCAGGTTCTTGCGATAGCAGATATCGCAGTCAGAGAGAAAAATTCCTGGAGAATTTATGAAGTAAAAAGTTCAACTTCTATTTCAGATACTTATCTGAATGATGCAGCCCTGCAATACTATGTTATTTCGAATTGTGGAATCAATGTGAAAGATTTTTCAATAATTTATATTAATAACCAGTATGTCAGAAATGGAAAATTGGATTTAGAAAAATTGTTTGTAGCGGAATCAGTCCTGGATTCAATACTGCCATTGCAAAAATCAGTTAAAGATAATGTAGAAAGATTTAAGAAAATGCTGTTGAAAAAACAGATTCCGATGATTGATATTGGTGAACATTGTCACAATCCATATACCTGTGCTTTTTTTGATTACTGCAGAAAACATATTCCCGAAGATTCGATATTTGATTTTTCAGGGATGCATCTTTCAAAAAAGTATGAACTTTATAGTGAAGGGATAATTAAGTTAAGTGATGTTCCTGATGACTATCCATTAAATAAAAACAACAGACTTCAGCTTGATACCTTCAAGGCAAACAAAACAATAATTGATATAAATTCCATCAAAGATTTTATTTCTGATTTAAACTATCCGCTTTACTTTATGGACTTCGAAACATTTCAGCCTGCTGTACCTCTGTTTGATAATTCAAGACCATACCAGCAAATACCTTTTCAATATTCTGTTTTCTTAAAGAAAGATAAAAAAAGTGAATCAGAACATTTTGAATTTCTTGCTGAACCTGGAATCGAGCCAAGAAAAAGATTCATTGAAAATCTTATGAAAGCCATCAAAGGAAATGGTGATGTGCTTGCTTATAATAAAACTTTTGAAGTTACAAGACTAAATGAATTAGCAAAGGATTTTCCGGAATATTCAGGTGAAATTGAAAAACTTATTTTCAGAATAAAAGATTTAATGACTCCATTTCAAAAAAAATATTATTACGCACCGGAAATGAAAGGTTCATATTCAATTAAAGTCGTACTGCCCGCACTAGTGCCTGATTTAAGTTATGATGATCTTGAAATTAATGAAGGTGGATTAGCATCGATTGCTTATGAAAGTTTACAGTCAGAAACAGATTTAATGGTAATTGCAGAAATAAAGCAGCAACTACTTGAATATTGTAAACTCGATACTCACGGCATGGTTAGAATATTAGAAGAATTAGAAAAAATTGCCAAAAGATAA